A region from the Bradyrhizobium erythrophlei genome encodes:
- a CDS encoding cobalamin-binding protein yields the protein MVNASRIVSFLPSATEMVCALGLGDRLLGVTHECDYPPEIAGKTVVVRNVLPIETMSQPEIDSAVTQRLRDGLSLYRVDETLMREIAPDLILTQELCQVCAPSGNEVSQLLKVLPSQPQILWLTPKSLEQIFDNLRDLGEATGRSHIAENLIAEGRARLEKIEAAARAAPSRPRVFCMEWMDPVYCCGHWVPEMVRIAGGIDGLGREGTDSVRIPWQDVLQWKPEVLIVMPCGFGLEKAADQARMLASYPGWADLPAVGDGRVYAVDANAYFARPGPRVVEGTELLAHLLHPGLFEWKGPPGAFRKLG from the coding sequence ATGGTTAACGCATCGCGAATCGTCTCGTTTCTGCCCTCGGCCACCGAAATGGTATGTGCCCTCGGTCTTGGTGACCGGCTGCTGGGCGTGACGCATGAATGCGACTACCCGCCGGAGATCGCAGGCAAGACGGTCGTTGTCCGTAACGTTCTTCCGATCGAAACGATGAGCCAGCCGGAAATCGATTCGGCCGTCACGCAAAGACTGCGCGATGGTCTGAGCCTCTATCGGGTAGACGAGACCCTGATGCGGGAAATCGCGCCCGATCTGATTCTGACGCAAGAGCTCTGTCAGGTCTGCGCTCCCTCCGGCAACGAAGTCTCGCAGCTGTTAAAGGTGCTTCCCAGCCAGCCGCAGATCTTGTGGCTCACACCGAAATCCCTCGAACAGATATTCGACAATTTGCGCGATCTTGGCGAGGCAACGGGCCGCTCCCACATCGCGGAAAACCTGATCGCGGAGGGCAGGGCCCGGCTTGAAAAGATCGAGGCGGCGGCGCGCGCTGCTCCGTCGCGGCCAAGAGTCTTCTGCATGGAATGGATGGATCCGGTCTATTGCTGCGGCCACTGGGTTCCGGAAATGGTTCGCATCGCGGGCGGTATCGACGGACTGGGGCGCGAGGGCACGGATTCCGTTCGCATACCATGGCAAGACGTTCTCCAGTGGAAGCCCGAGGTGTTGATCGTCATGCCTTGCGGCTTTGGTCTGGAAAAGGCCGCCGATCAGGCGCGAATGCTGGCCAGCTACCCTGGCTGGGCCGATCTGCCGGCGGTGGGCGACGGCCGCGTTTATGCGGTGGACGCGAACGCCTATTTCGCGCGACCGGGACCGCGGGTCGTTGAGGGAACAGAGCTGCTGGCCCATCTCCTCCATCCCGGCTTGTTCGAATGGAAGGGTCCTCCCGGCGCGTTTCGGAAGCTGGGGTAA
- a CDS encoding TonB-dependent receptor plug domain-containing protein, with translation MSSLTKAATRHRQYWLASTFLVPALSLGVSAARAQQSASPNLLPTIEVQAPADQSRTRSEPAPEQPSVSRRAVRAARQAPTDADSSGTPGKETAVVVSPTATVTPVDQIASSVTVITAKDMERDQRRTAPDALATVPGLNLVQSGGLGGLTSVFMRGTNSNHTKILIDGIDVSDPSNPNRSFDLGQLLTADIQQIEVLRGPQGGLYGADALGGVISFITKKGEGPPRATATIEGGSFGTFNQTVGLSGAQDRINYAFTAAHFSATDIPVTPLELLPPGQKAIGNSYDNMTYSTKLGADVSENLTLNAVVRYTDATLHFTGDAFDPVTFASFPAAAQSTQIVHQLFTREEAVWSVLDGRIKNYFGVNYSNNWNYNISPGDVAPTIATGDRVKYDWHTVTQLTPHNTFIVGAEHETETLQTSTVSAQNVNKAGYMELQSEFANRVFLVENIRQDDNDRFGEHPTLRIAPAVIVPFTETKLKGSYGTGFKAPTLNQLFVSFPAFFFFANPNLKPEESVGYDAGFEQPLFNDRLRFGSTYFHNDITNLIQSVVDPTTFSSTNVNVGRATTEGTENFVAATITDRIRVRADYTFTRTVDAMTGLELLRRPKEKWSANLIWNPIDPLTLSATVLHTGSFIDANRDFSIPRLLAPGYAVINVAADYAVTDQLKVFGRVDNLFNVHYQNPTGFLQPGLGVYGGIRVASYGVN, from the coding sequence ATGTCTTCCCTTACCAAAGCCGCCACGCGGCATCGCCAGTATTGGCTTGCCTCCACTTTTCTCGTGCCCGCGCTTTCGCTGGGTGTTTCTGCCGCCCGCGCGCAGCAATCGGCGTCTCCAAACCTGCTTCCGACCATCGAGGTCCAGGCGCCCGCGGATCAAAGCAGGACCCGCTCGGAGCCTGCGCCTGAACAGCCTTCCGTATCTCGTCGCGCCGTCCGCGCCGCTCGGCAAGCTCCCACCGATGCTGATTCGTCGGGGACGCCCGGCAAGGAGACGGCCGTTGTGGTCAGCCCGACCGCGACGGTGACGCCGGTCGATCAGATCGCGAGTTCGGTCACGGTCATCACCGCCAAGGATATGGAGCGCGACCAGCGCCGCACCGCGCCCGATGCGCTCGCCACCGTGCCGGGACTCAATCTCGTGCAAAGCGGCGGTCTCGGCGGCCTGACCTCGGTATTCATGCGCGGCACGAACTCGAATCACACCAAGATCCTGATCGACGGCATCGATGTCAGCGACCCCAGCAACCCGAATCGCTCGTTCGACCTGGGCCAGCTGTTGACGGCGGATATCCAGCAGATCGAGGTCCTGCGCGGCCCGCAAGGCGGGCTCTACGGCGCCGACGCGCTCGGCGGCGTGATTTCGTTCATTACCAAGAAGGGTGAAGGCCCTCCCCGCGCGACGGCAACGATCGAAGGCGGCTCGTTCGGCACGTTCAACCAGACCGTGGGCCTGAGCGGGGCGCAGGACCGGATCAACTACGCCTTCACTGCCGCGCATTTCAGCGCCACCGACATTCCGGTAACGCCGCTGGAGCTGCTGCCGCCGGGGCAAAAAGCCATCGGCAACAGCTACGACAACATGACGTACTCGACCAAGCTCGGCGCAGACGTCAGCGAAAACCTGACCTTGAACGCGGTCGTGCGCTACACCGACGCGACCCTGCATTTTACCGGCGATGCATTCGACCCGGTGACGTTTGCGAGTTTTCCGGCCGCCGCGCAGAGCACGCAGATCGTGCACCAGCTTTTCACGCGCGAAGAGGCCGTCTGGTCCGTGCTCGACGGCCGCATCAAGAACTATTTCGGTGTCAACTACTCCAATAACTGGAACTACAACATTTCGCCGGGCGATGTCGCGCCGACAATCGCGACCGGCGATCGGGTGAAATACGACTGGCACACCGTCACCCAGCTCACGCCGCATAACACTTTCATCGTCGGCGCCGAACATGAGACCGAGACGTTGCAGACATCGACCGTGTCGGCGCAAAACGTCAACAAAGCGGGCTACATGGAATTGCAATCGGAGTTCGCAAACCGCGTGTTTCTGGTCGAGAATATCAGGCAGGACGACAACGACCGGTTTGGCGAGCACCCTACTTTGCGCATCGCTCCCGCGGTGATCGTTCCGTTCACCGAGACCAAGCTCAAGGGAAGCTACGGCACCGGCTTCAAGGCGCCGACGCTGAACCAGCTTTTCGTCAGCTTTCCTGCGTTCTTCTTCTTCGCCAACCCGAACCTGAAGCCCGAGGAAAGCGTCGGCTACGACGCCGGCTTCGAGCAACCCTTGTTCAACGATCGCCTCCGCTTCGGGTCGACTTATTTCCACAACGACATCACGAACCTGATTCAGAGCGTGGTTGATCCCACGACTTTCAGCAGCACCAATGTCAACGTCGGAAGGGCGACCACGGAAGGCACCGAGAATTTCGTGGCCGCCACCATCACCGACCGTATCCGGGTTCGCGCGGACTACACGTTTACGCGTACCGTCGATGCGATGACCGGACTGGAACTGCTGCGGCGGCCCAAGGAAAAATGGAGCGCGAACCTTATCTGGAATCCGATCGATCCGCTCACATTGTCGGCTACCGTGCTGCACACCGGCAGTTTCATAGACGCGAATCGCGATTTCAGCATCCCGCGCCTGCTGGCGCCGGGTTACGCCGTGATCAATGTGGCGGCCGACTACGCCGTGACCGACCAGCTCAAGGTGTTCGGCCGCGTCGATAATCTGTTCAACGTCCATTACCAGAACCCGACCGGCTTTCTGCAGCCGGGTCTCGGGGTCTATGGTGGTATCCGCGTTGCCAGCTATGGGGTGAATTAG
- a CDS encoding iron ABC transporter permease, which translates to MATADIAARRRAGVMAALVMLVVLLVLISLGVGPVRLSPVSVIDALFGGGSDVQQVIVREIRLPRTILGFAIGAMLGLSGAAMQGLLRNPLAAPELFGAPQSAAFGAVLVIAFGLADVRSYALPVAAIAAAFASVFALLAIAGRNAGLLILILAGLAISSLAGAATALVMNLSSNPFVVLEITFWLLGSLDDRSLRHVVLALPFIVAGAVILLSQRHAFRVLSLGEETAQSLGVDVGRLRLMVISGVALGVGGAVAVSGSIGFIGLVAPHLMRPLLGHDPARLLVPSALTGAALLLAADIAVRIIPSTSDIKVGVLTSIIGVPFFLYLIMRERRALSGGVA; encoded by the coding sequence ATGGCGACGGCTGACATCGCGGCGCGGCGGCGCGCCGGCGTGATGGCGGCGCTCGTGATGCTCGTCGTGCTGCTGGTGTTGATCTCGCTCGGCGTTGGACCGGTGCGGCTGTCGCCCGTGAGCGTGATCGATGCCCTGTTCGGCGGCGGCAGCGACGTGCAGCAGGTGATCGTGCGGGAAATCCGGCTGCCGCGCACGATTCTCGGGTTCGCGATCGGCGCGATGCTTGGGCTGTCGGGCGCCGCCATGCAGGGATTGCTGCGCAATCCGCTGGCCGCGCCCGAATTGTTCGGCGCGCCGCAATCGGCCGCGTTCGGCGCCGTGCTGGTGATCGCGTTCGGCCTCGCCGACGTGCGCTCCTATGCGCTTCCGGTCGCGGCGATCGCGGCCGCCTTCGCGTCGGTCTTTGCGCTGCTCGCGATCGCGGGCCGCAATGCCGGGCTGTTGATTCTGATTCTGGCGGGGCTTGCGATCTCGAGCCTTGCGGGTGCCGCGACCGCACTGGTGATGAACCTGTCCAGCAATCCGTTCGTCGTGCTCGAAATCACGTTCTGGCTGCTCGGCTCGCTGGACGACCGCAGTTTGCGCCACGTCGTGTTGGCGCTGCCGTTCATCGTTGCGGGCGCCGTCATTCTCCTGAGCCAGCGCCACGCCTTTCGCGTGCTCAGCCTGGGCGAGGAAACCGCGCAAAGCCTCGGCGTCGATGTCGGCCGGCTCAGGCTGATGGTGATATCAGGCGTCGCACTCGGCGTCGGCGGCGCGGTGGCCGTATCCGGCAGCATCGGCTTTATCGGTCTGGTGGCGCCGCATCTGATGCGGCCTTTGCTCGGCCACGATCCGGCGCGGCTGCTGGTGCCGAGCGCGCTCACCGGCGCTGCGCTGCTGCTGGCTGCGGATATCGCCGTGCGCATCATCCCGTCGACCAGCGATATCAAGGTCGGCGTCCTGACCTCGATCATCGGCGTGCCGTTCTTCCTCTATCTGATCATGCGCGAACGCCGCGCGCTGTCGGGAGGCGTCGCATGA
- a CDS encoding ABC transporter ATP-binding protein: MTDVALVTAQGLAVKLAGRVVLRDVSLSLSSGHLVALVGPNGAGKTTLLRGLAGLVPSEGVIHVRGDALSSLSLRERARRFAYLPQGHLVHWPLPARDIVALGRYPHGATDPARLTAKDAEAVLRAMQAADVMEFSERRVTELSGGERSRVALARALAVEAPVILADEPVSSLDPRHQLDVMKTLRAAADTGALVIVVTHDLGLAARFADTVLVLSDGRLVSQGVPAEALSGQVMAEVFRISAYRAEFQREAVIVPWAEI; this comes from the coding sequence ATGACCGATGTCGCCCTCGTCACCGCGCAGGGGCTTGCCGTCAAGCTGGCCGGCCGTGTCGTGCTGCGCGATGTATCGCTGTCCCTGTCGTCCGGCCATCTGGTGGCGCTGGTGGGGCCGAACGGCGCCGGCAAGACCACGCTGCTGCGCGGCTTGGCGGGGCTGGTGCCTTCGGAGGGCGTCATCCATGTGCGCGGCGACGCCCTGTCGTCGCTGTCGTTGCGCGAACGTGCCCGGCGCTTTGCGTATCTGCCGCAGGGCCACCTCGTGCACTGGCCCCTGCCGGCGCGCGATATCGTCGCACTCGGCCGCTATCCCCATGGTGCGACTGACCCGGCGCGATTGACGGCGAAGGATGCGGAGGCCGTGTTGCGGGCGATGCAGGCGGCCGATGTCATGGAATTCAGCGAGCGCCGCGTCACGGAACTGTCCGGTGGCGAGCGCAGCCGCGTCGCGCTGGCCCGCGCGCTGGCCGTGGAAGCCCCGGTCATCCTGGCGGACGAGCCGGTATCCTCGCTCGACCCGCGGCACCAGCTCGACGTCATGAAAACGCTGCGGGCGGCGGCCGACACGGGTGCGCTGGTGATCGTTGTAACGCACGATCTCGGCCTTGCCGCGCGATTCGCCGATACCGTTCTGGTGCTGTCGGACGGTCGTCTGGTGTCGCAAGGCGTGCCCGCGGAAGCCTTGTCCGGGCAGGTGATGGCAGAGGTGTTCAGAATCAGCGCCTATCGCGCCGAGTTTCAGCGCGAGGCCGTGATCGTGCCCTGGGCGGAAATCTGA
- a CDS encoding ABC transporter substrate-binding protein, with protein sequence MVGLSAPTLAAPLLRIVSMNVCTDQLLLPLADPTQILGLSRFSRDAWQSWASQDARRYPSLSGGAEDVLVLKPDVVVVSQFDKRSTRELLKAQGLHLAEFSLPRNLDEVKAQIRQMGEVVQHGDRAEAEIARLDAAMARARRAVVEKHYSVLPVSRRGWVAGSDNLVSSLLSETGLFNAASELGVGGGGLVSLEEIVKAKPDFLLVSEAGDRAEDDGSAFLLHPALERFYPPSKRIVIPERLTVCGGMMLADALDALVSEL encoded by the coding sequence ATGGTTGGCCTGTCCGCGCCGACGCTCGCGGCCCCATTGCTGCGAATCGTCTCGATGAATGTCTGCACCGATCAGCTTTTGCTGCCGCTGGCGGACCCCACGCAAATCCTCGGACTCAGCCGGTTTTCGCGCGACGCCTGGCAATCCTGGGCGTCGCAAGACGCGCGCCGTTATCCGAGCCTGTCAGGCGGCGCCGAGGATGTGCTGGTGCTCAAGCCCGATGTCGTGGTCGTCAGCCAGTTCGACAAGCGCTCGACTCGGGAGCTTCTGAAGGCGCAGGGGTTGCACCTTGCCGAATTTTCGCTGCCGCGCAATCTCGACGAAGTTAAAGCGCAAATCCGCCAGATGGGCGAGGTCGTCCAGCACGGAGATCGCGCGGAAGCTGAAATCGCCCGGCTTGATGCGGCGATGGCGCGGGCACGCCGGGCGGTGGTGGAAAAGCACTATTCGGTGCTACCGGTGTCGCGGCGCGGCTGGGTGGCCGGCAGCGACAACCTGGTCAGTTCGCTGTTGAGCGAGACCGGGCTTTTCAACGCAGCCTCCGAACTCGGCGTCGGTGGCGGCGGTCTCGTCTCGCTCGAGGAAATCGTGAAGGCAAAGCCCGATTTTTTGCTGGTGTCGGAGGCCGGCGACCGCGCCGAGGATGACGGCAGCGCGTTTCTGCTGCATCCGGCGCTGGAGCGTTTCTATCCGCCTTCAAAGCGCATCGTGATTCCGGAGCGACTGACAGTGTGCGGCGGCATGATGCTGGCGGATGCGCTCGACGCGCTGGTGAGCGAGTTGTAG
- a CDS encoding MBL fold metallo-hydrolase: protein MIFRQLFDSVSGTYSYLLASRAGGEALILDPVLEKVDRYCQLLRELDLKLVKAVDTHLHADHVTGLGELRDRTHCVTIMGEQSKADVVAMRVAEGDKVTIEGLTLDVMYTPGHTDDSYSFLMGDRVFTGDTLLIRGTGRTDFQNGSAREQYDSIFNRLLKLPEETMVFPAHDYKGDTVSTIGEEKRFNPRLQVRSVDEYIELMANLKLPNPKMMDVAVPANMHVGLHQDDLAKQGLSFTAREAIDSLGRPDILLVDLRENSERAKHGTLPGALHAPYPAIGENLQSGGMLREVAAATGRRIVFFCAFGERSAMAVAAAREAGLANTAHIAGGIDAWKKAGGPVLTG from the coding sequence ATGATCTTTCGCCAATTGTTCGACAGCGTTTCGGGCACCTACAGCTATCTGCTGGCGAGCCGCGCCGGCGGCGAGGCGCTGATCCTCGATCCCGTGCTCGAAAAGGTCGACCGTTACTGCCAGCTGTTGCGCGAACTCGATCTCAAGCTGGTCAAGGCGGTCGATACCCATCTGCATGCCGACCACGTCACGGGCCTGGGCGAACTGCGCGACCGCACCCATTGCGTCACCATCATGGGCGAACAGAGCAAGGCCGACGTGGTGGCGATGCGGGTCGCCGAGGGCGACAAGGTGACGATCGAGGGCCTCACGCTCGACGTGATGTACACGCCCGGCCATACCGACGATTCCTACAGCTTCCTGATGGGCGACCGCGTCTTCACCGGCGATACGCTGTTGATCCGCGGCACCGGCCGCACCGATTTCCAGAACGGCAGCGCGCGGGAGCAGTATGATTCCATCTTCAACCGCCTATTGAAACTGCCGGAGGAGACCATGGTATTTCCCGCCCATGACTATAAAGGCGACACCGTCTCCACCATCGGCGAGGAGAAGCGCTTCAATCCGCGGCTGCAGGTGCGCTCGGTGGATGAATATATCGAGCTGATGGCCAATCTGAAGCTGCCCAATCCGAAGATGATGGATGTGGCGGTGCCGGCCAACATGCATGTCGGCCTGCACCAGGACGATCTCGCCAAGCAGGGCCTCTCGTTCACCGCCCGCGAGGCGATCGACAGCCTCGGCCGGCCGGACATTCTGCTGGTCGATCTCCGCGAAAACAGCGAGCGCGCCAAGCACGGCACGCTTCCGGGCGCGCTGCACGCGCCCTATCCTGCGATCGGCGAAAACCTGCAGTCCGGCGGCATGTTGCGCGAGGTGGCCGCGGCAACCGGCCGCCGCATCGTGTTCTTCTGCGCCTTCGGCGAGCGCTCCGCGATGGCGGTCGCCGCCGCCAGGGAAGCAGGCCTTGCCAACACCGCGCATATCGCCGGCGGCATCGACGCCTGGAAGAAGGCCGGCGGCCCGGTGCTGACGGGATGA
- a CDS encoding DsrE family protein, which yields MRGFLQRCAALVVIAMAFASPGLAADGKPHHIAIQVDQNDPQVMNLALNNANNIIEYYRGKNEDVDIVTCGPGLHMLRADTSPVEDRIRRLKDMVFPGKIQFSACNNSKQGMEKAEGHAISVVADATIVPSGVVHLMELQEQGWSYVRP from the coding sequence ATGCGCGGTTTTCTGCAGCGTTGCGCGGCCCTGGTCGTGATTGCGATGGCGTTTGCTTCACCCGGCCTCGCCGCCGACGGCAAGCCGCACCACATCGCCATCCAGGTCGACCAGAACGATCCACAGGTGATGAATCTCGCGCTGAACAACGCCAACAACATCATCGAATATTATCGCGGCAAGAACGAAGACGTCGACATCGTCACCTGCGGCCCCGGCCTGCACATGCTGCGCGCCGACACCTCGCCGGTGGAGGACCGCATCAGGCGGCTCAAGGACATGGTATTTCCCGGCAAGATCCAGTTTTCGGCCTGCAACAACTCCAAGCAGGGCATGGAGAAGGCGGAGGGCCACGCGATCTCGGTCGTGGCTGACGCCACCATCGTCCCGTCCGGCGTTGTCCACCTGATGGAATTGCAGGAACAGGGCTGGAGCTATGTCCGGCCGTAA
- the soxB gene encoding thiosulfohydrolase SoxB, translated as MTIRRREFIALAGAAALSPALPRFARAADNVSVYDFERFGNVRILHMTDTHAQLLPVYFREPSVNLGIGAMAGKPPHLVGRAFLERFGIAPDSADAYAFTFLDFEKSAARFGRLGGFAHLKTLIDRLRSDAGQGRSLLLDGGDLWQGTGLANTMQGSDMVEAANLLGIEAMTGHWEFTYGEAALRANLERFKGEFLAQNVFLTEEAAFNDAKAFDPASGRVFKPATIKEIGGYRVAVIGQAFPYVPIAHPRRFTPDWTFGIRDEELQKLVDGLRSNDKVDAVVLLSHNGMDVDLKLASRVTGIDVILGGHTHDAVPQPIPVTNPGGSTLVTNAGSSGKFLGVLDLELTKGRVADARYRLLPVFSELLKPDAAMAGLIEKMRTPHAAAYAEKIATSDRLLYRRGNFGGTVDQLICDALRSEFDAEIALSPGFRWGNSILPGQPMTMEDVLTETAISYPETYILTMTGSQIKDILEDVCDNLFNADPYHQQGGDMVRVGGFTYTCTPAESVGRRISDLKLDNSRPLEATKSYKVAGWASVNAQQGKPVWDVFAKHLASGKMAAARGTGVALKGVDDNPGIAEHP; from the coding sequence ATGACCATCCGCCGCCGGGAATTTATTGCCCTTGCGGGCGCCGCAGCGCTCTCGCCGGCACTGCCGCGATTCGCGCGCGCCGCCGACAACGTCAGCGTCTACGATTTCGAACGGTTCGGCAATGTGCGCATCCTGCACATGACCGACACCCATGCGCAGCTGTTGCCGGTGTATTTTCGCGAGCCCAGCGTCAATCTCGGAATCGGCGCGATGGCCGGCAAGCCGCCGCATCTGGTCGGCCGCGCCTTTCTGGAGCGCTTCGGCATCGCGCCCGACAGTGCCGACGCCTATGCGTTCACCTTTCTCGATTTCGAGAAGTCCGCCGCCCGGTTCGGCAGGCTCGGCGGCTTCGCGCATCTGAAGACCCTGATCGACCGGCTGCGCAGCGACGCCGGACAAGGCCGCTCGCTGCTGCTCGATGGCGGCGACCTCTGGCAGGGCACCGGGCTCGCCAACACCATGCAGGGCTCCGACATGGTGGAGGCCGCCAACCTGCTCGGCATCGAGGCGATGACCGGGCACTGGGAATTCACCTATGGCGAGGCGGCGCTGCGCGCCAATCTCGAGCGCTTCAAGGGCGAATTCCTGGCGCAGAACGTCTTCCTCACGGAGGAAGCCGCCTTCAACGACGCCAAGGCATTCGATCCCGCCTCCGGGCGTGTCTTCAAGCCGGCCACCATCAAGGAAATCGGCGGCTACCGTGTCGCGGTGATCGGGCAGGCGTTTCCCTATGTGCCGATCGCGCATCCCAGGCGATTCACGCCGGACTGGACGTTCGGCATTCGCGACGAGGAATTGCAGAAGCTGGTCGACGGCTTGCGGAGCAACGACAAGGTCGATGCCGTGGTGCTGCTGTCGCATAACGGCATGGACGTCGATCTCAAGCTCGCAAGCCGCGTCACCGGCATCGACGTCATCCTGGGCGGCCACACCCACGACGCCGTGCCGCAGCCGATCCCCGTCACCAATCCCGGCGGCTCAACGCTCGTCACCAATGCCGGATCCAGCGGAAAATTTCTCGGCGTGCTCGATCTCGAACTGACAAAGGGCCGGGTCGCCGACGCGCGCTACCGTCTGCTGCCGGTGTTCTCGGAATTGCTGAAGCCGGACGCGGCGATGGCGGGGCTGATCGAAAAGATGCGCACGCCTCATGCGGCGGCCTATGCCGAAAAGATCGCGACCTCCGATCGGCTGCTCTATCGCCGCGGCAATTTCGGCGGCACCGTGGATCAATTGATCTGCGACGCGCTGCGCAGCGAATTCGACGCCGAGATCGCGCTGTCGCCGGGTTTTCGCTGGGGCAACAGCATATTGCCAGGCCAGCCGATGACGATGGAGGACGTGCTGACGGAAACCGCAATCAGCTATCCGGAAACCTATATCCTGACCATGACCGGCAGCCAGATCAAGGATATCCTCGAGGACGTCTGCGACAATCTCTTCAATGCCGACCCCTACCATCAGCAGGGCGGCGACATGGTTCGCGTCGGCGGTTTTACCTATACCTGCACGCCGGCCGAAAGCGTCGGGCGGCGGATTTCCGACCTGAAGCTCGACAACAGCCGCCCGCTCGAGGCCACCAAGAGCTACAAGGTGGCCGGATGGGCTTCGGTCAACGCACAGCAGGGCAAGCCGGTGTGGGACGTCTTCGCCAAGCACCTTGCGTCCGGAAAAATGGCAGCGGCGCGCGGCACCGGTGTCGCGTTGAAGGGTGTCGACGACAATCCAGGGATCGCAGAACACCCATGA
- the soxA gene encoding sulfur oxidation c-type cytochrome SoxA, giving the protein MNVRSAIQLASAALALAALSFGAVQFAIAADTPDPVADAKAFQKFFTEKFPKLKLDDFVNGPYSMNEDMHRQWEEKEQFPPYDFSLDLGKEMFAKPFKNGKSYADCFPNQGIGIRQNYPYFDEKEGKVVTLELALNRCREANGEAPFSYVKDEMAALTAYMAFTSRGKPFDIKIPGDPRALEAYQNGKRYFYTRRGQLNFSCASCHVQNPGERIRAEVLAPALGILNAMPIYRSEWGGMGTTSRRFTTCNSQIRGVPLEPQSDEYRDLEYYLSYVSNGLPISGPGARP; this is encoded by the coding sequence ATGAACGTGCGATCTGCGATCCAATTGGCCTCAGCCGCTCTCGCGTTGGCAGCGCTCTCGTTTGGCGCCGTGCAGTTCGCAATTGCCGCCGACACGCCCGACCCGGTCGCCGACGCCAAGGCGTTCCAGAAATTCTTCACCGAGAAGTTTCCCAAGCTGAAGCTGGATGATTTCGTCAACGGTCCATACTCTATGAACGAGGACATGCACCGGCAATGGGAAGAGAAGGAACAGTTCCCGCCCTACGATTTCTCGCTCGATCTGGGCAAGGAGATGTTTGCGAAACCGTTCAAGAACGGCAAGAGCTATGCGGATTGCTTCCCCAATCAGGGCATCGGCATCCGGCAGAACTATCCTTACTTCGACGAGAAGGAAGGCAAGGTCGTCACGCTCGAGCTGGCGCTGAACCGTTGCCGCGAGGCCAATGGCGAGGCGCCGTTCTCCTATGTGAAGGACGAAATGGCGGCACTGACGGCCTATATGGCCTTCACCTCGCGCGGCAAGCCGTTCGACATCAAGATCCCCGGCGATCCCCGCGCGCTCGAGGCCTATCAAAACGGCAAGCGCTATTTCTACACGCGGCGCGGCCAGCTCAATTTCTCCTGCGCGAGCTGCCATGTGCAGAATCCGGGCGAGCGGATTCGCGCCGAAGTGCTGGCGCCCGCGCTCGGGATACTGAATGCGATGCCGATCTACCGCTCCGAATGGGGCGGCATGGGTACGACCAGCCGGCGGTTCACCACCTGCAACAGCCAGATTCGCGGCGTGCCGCTGGAGCCGCAGTCCGACGAGTACCGCGATCTCGAATATTACCTGTCCTATGTCAGCAACGGCCTGCCGATCTCCGGCCCGGGAGCGCGGCCATGA
- the soxZ gene encoding thiosulfate oxidation carrier complex protein SoxZ → MASTIRVRATSSGETTEVQALIQHPMDSGYVKDAKGDLIPPRFIQQLTFEYDGKNVFLANWGPAVSKDPYLKFSFKGGKKGDDLKISWVDNKGASDTTTAKIQ, encoded by the coding sequence ATGGCATCGACCATTCGCGTGCGCGCGACCTCGAGCGGAGAGACCACCGAAGTCCAGGCGCTGATCCAGCACCCGATGGATTCCGGCTATGTCAAGGACGCCAAGGGCGATCTGATTCCGCCGCGCTTCATCCAGCAGCTGACCTTCGAATATGACGGCAAGAACGTGTTTCTCGCCAACTGGGGACCGGCGGTCTCCAAGGACCCCTACCTCAAGTTCAGTTTCAAGGGCGGCAAGAAGGGCGACGACCTGAAGATCAGCTGGGTCGACAACAAGGGCGCCAGCGATACCACCACGGCGAAAATTCAGTAA
- the soxY gene encoding thiosulfate oxidation carrier protein SoxY, producing MTTTHDGFPATRRLILKGATTVALIGLGNLPFSLVPAFAAANDKYPEDAFRQKSDADAVKALYGKTAEASDKVKMDAPEIAENGAVVPISVSSTLADVTSIAILVAENPNALAASYQIPAGTLPSVASRLKMAKTTNVIAIVEAGGKLYSTSKEVKVTVGGCGG from the coding sequence ATGACGACCACTCACGACGGCTTCCCGGCGACGCGGCGCCTGATCCTGAAAGGCGCGACAACCGTGGCGCTGATCGGCCTCGGCAACCTTCCGTTCAGCCTTGTGCCGGCCTTTGCCGCGGCCAACGATAAATATCCGGAGGACGCCTTCAGGCAGAAGAGCGACGCGGACGCCGTCAAGGCGCTCTACGGCAAGACCGCCGAAGCGTCGGACAAGGTCAAGATGGACGCGCCGGAGATCGCCGAGAACGGCGCGGTGGTTCCGATCTCGGTGAGTTCGACGCTTGCGGACGTCACCTCGATCGCCATTCTGGTCGCGGAAAACCCCAACGCGCTGGCGGCGTCCTACCAGATTCCGGCCGGCACCCTGCCGAGCGTCGCCAGTCGCCTGAAAATGGCAAAGACCACCAACGTCATCGCGATCGTCGAGGCCGGTGGCAAGCTTTACAGCACCAGCAAGGAAGTCAAAGTCACCGTCGGAGGCTGCGGCGGCTAG